In Anopheles arabiensis isolate DONGOLA chromosome 2, AaraD3, whole genome shotgun sequence, the genomic window GCACAACTACACGCTGGAGATGGAGGACTTTGAGCGGCGGCTCGAGCTGATGCGCAACATCGTGGAGTACAGCCCGCTCAACCCGTGTGCCGTGCGGATCTTCCACAACTCGTTCTGCGACTGGCTGATCGATGTGAAGTTTAGCACGAAAAAGTTTCTGTGCGATCTGAACGAGGGGCACGTGATGGTGTCGATGTACTACACGGTCGTGGCGGACGAGATCTGTCCGAACAAGCTGCGGCTGTATTTGTACCATCTGATCAAGACGGGCGAGTATCTGACGAGCAAAAATGTGGATCTCGATCTGCTGCTGATCCTGCTCGAGACGAAATCGAACCTGAGCGACTGCTTCTACACCAACCTGCTCAACTGCTGCGCGATGTGCGAGGACGAGTGCCGGAACGACATCAATCTATCCGCACGCACCAAGTACATGCTGGATCGTTTCCTCAACGGTCAGCTGGGCGATGACTTTATGATCTTTTTGAACGATTTCTTCAAGCCCAACCTGCCGACGGACTGTAAGgtgctgaagctgctgatcGAGACGGGCATCAACAATGCAGACACCGCGCTGTCGTGCGAGTCATCCGCGATCAATTCGCCCGTGCTGTCGGATCGCTCGCAGAACATCGATTCGGAGCTGGCGGAACTGTTGATCTCGAGTGAGAAGAGCTGCCAGCAGGAGCTGCAAAAGTCCATCAATCTGGAGCTGCTGGACTGTACCGGTgctgtcggtggtggtggtggtggtggcatgtTGGACGGCGCACTGCTAGCCAGGGACGGTGGGGCGGGTCGTGTTTCGGCAGAACTTGCGCGCCATCGATACAGTGCAGGACCATCCATTACCAGTGGcggtgtcggtggtggtgatggtggcagtAGTGCACTGGGCGATTCAAAATCGGACATCCAGAACGATCGCGTCGGTAGCGGTGTGCAGTGCGACATGTTTGAGGGCGAGATGCACAAGGGCAAAGCGCTGATTCACATTCTGGCGAACGAAGGAAACCATACGCTGCTGGAACGAGCGTTGAATGTAGGTTAAAAGCGAGAAAATGTCAGGCGGTGGCAAACATGGGCTTGtgagtgtgtacgtgtgttaatatttgttttgcttttcttctttatctTCTCCCCTGGACTGCAGGCCTGCAAAGATCCAATCGATCTGGAAATTGAAGATCTCAACGGACAGACGGCACTCAACATAGCGGCAAGGAACGGTCATCAGGAGATTGTAAAGCTGCTGCTTACCTACAAACAACCGCTGCGCGACGGCACCGGTCGGTATCGAATGATTGACGTGAACCATGCGGACCGTGACGGCTGGACACCGTTACGGTCCGCTTCCTGGGGTGGTCACACCGAGGTGGTGAAGCTGCTCATCGAAacgggtgtgtgtgcaattgATCGGGCGGACAAGGAAGGCCGTACGGCGCTGCGGGCGGCGGCCTGGAGCGGCAACGAGGACATCGTTAAGATACTGATAGAAGCCGGCGCAAACGTGAACTCGATCGATAAGCAGGGACGTACGTCACTGATCGCTGCTTCGTACATGGGCCACTATGACATCGTGGAGATACTGCTGGAGAACGGGGCGGACGTGAATCACACGGATCTGGACGGCAGGAATGCGCTGTGTGTGGCTGCACTGTGTGGCAGCTCGGGGTACAGTCGGGTAATCTCGACGCTGCTAGAGTACGGCGCGAATACGGACCAGACGGACAACGAAGGCATGTCACCGCTGTTGGTGAGCTCGTTCGAAGGCAATGCCGAGATCtgtgagctgctgctggagaaCGGAGCCGATCCGGACATGGCCGACAACATGGGCAGGACACCGCTGTGGGCTGCGTGTACCTCGGGCCACGCGAATGTGgtcaagctgctgctgttctggGGCTGCGGCATTGATTGTATGGATTCGGAGGGCCGTACGGTGCTGAGCGTAGCGGCGGCGCAGGGCAATCTGGAGACGGTGCGACAGCTGCTGGATCGAGGCTTGGACGAGACGCATCGTGACAATGCAGGCTGGACGCCGTTGCACTATGCGGCCTTCGAAGGGTACGCCGATATCTGCGTGCAACTGCTCGAATCAGGCGCCAAGATCGATGAGTGTGACAATGAGGGCAAGGCGGCGCTTCATCTCGCTGCCCAGGAAGGCCACAATGCCGTGATGGAGGCAATCCTGAACATTCATCGACCGTGCATCGACCAGCGCGCGCACGATGGCAAGACGGCGTTCCGTTTAGCGTGCTTGGAGGAACACTTTGAGTGTATTCAAACGCTGCTGAAGTTTGGTTGTGATATCAACTCGAAGGATGCCGATTCGCGTACCACACTGTACATTCTGGCACTGGAGAACAAGCTGAAGGCGGTCAAGTTCTTGCTGGAATATTCGAACGCGGACGTAAACATTCCGGATAGCGAGGGACGAACGGCACTGCACGTGTCCGCTTGGCAAGGTCACGCCGAGATGGTGAAGCTGCTGATAACACTCGGTAAGGAtggctgggggggggggatttgaCGATCTGATGTGGGACTACTTCATACAAATATTTGCGCTTCTTTCGCCGTAGGTAACGCTGATGTTAATGCGATGGATTTGGAATCTAGAACACCGTTGCATTCCTGTGCGTGGCAAGGCAATCACGAAGTGATGCAGCTTTGCTGTACTACGGTGCCGTTCCGGATCATGCCTGCAAACAGGGCGCAACGGCGCTGGGCATTTCTGCACAGGAAGGACACGAAAAGTGCGTCAGCTACTTGCTGAAGTACGGTGCCAATCCGTACAAGTCGGATCACTGCGGACGAACGCCGATCAAGCTGGCGGCTAAGTCGAACCGTAACAATGTGCTACGCATTCTCGAAAACTTCACCAAAAGTAAGTTTGATAGGGTTTTACCTAAACATAGAATCTTATACCCGgaaatttgtttgcttgtATCTGTTTTTGTCAGATGATTTGGATTGTGGCAAGATGATGCATCCCCATCTGAACTTGAAATCGCCGGATGAATTACCTCCGTGCAGTTCCATACACAATCCTTCGCCGTCGTCGGGCTATCCGAACAATCCGAACCTGCTGATGCCggccggtggcggtggtggtccgGCGATGCTCAACGTATCGTCGACCAATTCCAACACCACCAGCTCTACGACACAGAACAACAATTTCTACGAAAACACGATGCACTCGGACACGAGCAGTCTGCAGAAGCGTAAAAGTGTCATCTCTAGTCAATCCACCGGTAGCAGTAATGAGGTTAGTAACTAACTGTCCTTGATTGTCATTAGCAACCGCCTACGGCAGCTTGATTCACATCGTGTTTTGCTTGTGTGTCACTTCCAGCAAGCGCCGATGTCGTTTACGCAGCAACTTCAGAAACATTCGCGCCATCACAACTCGAAATCGCATCACATcgtacagcaacagcaccaaccgcaccatcagcagcaaacGTCTTCATCCTCGGTGGCGAAGTTttcgaacaaaaaacattcccaGGTACTGCCGAATGTCGAGGAGTACCAAGCAAATATAGGTAAGTGACGAAGAATGGatatttttttaccattttgcgAGCCGGTGTGTGATGGATCTTTTGCCACATTCTCTTCCCGATAGCGTCTAACATTCGCATCAATCCGAACGATGCCGATCTGTTCGATCTGGGATGTATGTCGCCACTGTACGCGACGCCACCGCATTCGCCGAGCAGTGAAATTAGCTCGCCGGGACAAAATCAGCCACCGTCCTCGCTGGCCCTGCTCGGCAAGCAGTTTGAAGAGATGAACATCAGCCTTTCGAACAACAGTACGATTATGAACCCGCACGATAACCACTTTGCCCGAGATACGCACATGCGTATCATTCTCGGCAACAATCAGAAGGAGAGCGGTCAACTACAGGGAGCGAGCGGTGGTGCTGGAGGTGGAGGGTAGGTATCGGCACCCATGCCAAGACGCGCGTGTATTGGACGCAATTTagtgaaatatgtttttttttttttatattttttgcagCAAATCATCCAAACGCAGCGGAATTGCAACCAATCCGGCGATGCGTTTGATACGCAATCGTATAGATTCCGCGGCACAGCTTATTCGCCGCACAAACAACATGCTATCGAGTAGTGGAAATAACCAAGGTTCATCCAGTATTGGGGTGAAATCGGGCACGTTCCAGTGGCGCAAAGAGAGCCAGATGTAATTGGCTGAACTGGCGCAAGTCAAACAGGGATGTAAAATTGACCTACCTACCTAACAGCGTGTGCTGGGGAAGTGTGCAACAGGTGGGCAGCAGTGGGTAGCAGCTACATTCAGATCGGACCCCTCGAAAACGTggtaaaaacaaagcaatgtGTGTTATAGCATGTGGTCCACACGTGGCGGTGGAATGGAAACGGTGTTGTTGCGCGGCGTTGGAATGTTTATACATATGATACTCTTTCTTcctactccccccccccccccccctggcaCGTAGTATTTAAGAGTGCGCACCGAAAGTTCAgtgaaatttttaattattataac contains:
- the LOC120898756 gene encoding LOW QUALITY PROTEIN: ankyrin repeat domain-containing protein 50-like (The sequence of the model RefSeq protein was modified relative to this genomic sequence to represent the inferred CDS: inserted 3 bases in 2 codons) codes for the protein MIFTKKIIVTPMRHCGTETERQLNRLSSVMMEGGGGGVAGGRNRPTAEGDEHGEGKVQNNLALNSKDMLYATPLKKSERPVKVLNNAPAMQNGNGGGGGGRQNTTTANTGTFSGEAERDTKIINAELEDRRIRDFLKDTSQMHKKIELHKTYQSSNFSYLARKEHFADLVQRNVNSSNGAAADHHYPEPAGDGGDATGDEPDSSAALAVAAAGGYKTLAGEEEDKNLDLDINESLNELEARCNEKLEMLAKLNRTRSSTATEQRSQEDNEQQADLLGAQLMVGGXVVPKPSAPPLSALTTERGSKAGGGSNNNRSECMLISAHLNREWVLKKIAMCLEQRISKKPVPPVPTVGAGVTQSTEGAPTPSASSVPPAGPGGYFARSGQAAAASGVPPTDGGGHHRGGENGLPSLGYLVLGSNGSGKTSICNDIIEGTSGTKGMLNRRLLACYFVNSQNPECHSLSMFIRSVILQILSHSSYVNSTGSCGVGPPELINLSEVSVEANELQPVNTSNDCLPEADQQQLKAEPVLPQPAGESHGSNQPATTDATDGSNEGVDKELEDAIRTEMKINERVAEFCSNRKKVSRQQSEPVESLSRDREQPNYPYKTHPPAVAKAGSGNAGAEESNDDEKLDKATMSPGRPAKVSKIPIAIGSTIRSPKKMSPTKEDGSGRQEQLEHHSGTKLTPEEEEQDDTILEGGGEAIAEGDMSDIKLVEDEEEDAVVKSDESEKAKQSEPMVTPEQPAAQNDSEEKKQHTMRTTKPMETSIPPPLPKSKNCRQVIADGYYEMLLSNPDIFESLTVDSIEKNPDDCFKKAILFPLLELCPPKNALLLLIDSIDENYIQDGNLISTLKGKQVTKSRNIAELLSNHIHLMPKWLFMVCTAKKQNKNITKLFTGFKKLTLDDLRKSHVVKDVQQYIINRLNTDFRGINLTKDIIESLNQLYIKSNGCLLYLYKVLNGIRENFFTFREIKLIPCTLNGLYLYICQKSFNKKQYSKIRPILNVLLVCNSYVDKYFIYNCLRTHNYTLEMEDFERRLELMRNIVEYSPLNPCAVRIFHNSFCDWLIDVKFSTKKFLCDLNEGHVMVSMYYTVVADEICPNKLRLYLYHLIKTGEYLTSKNVDLDLLLILLETKSNLSDCFYTNLLNCCAMCEDECRNDINLSARTKYMLDRFLNGQLGDDFMIFLNDFFKPNLPTDCKVLKLLIETGINNADTALSCESSAINSPVLSDRSQNIDSELAELLISSEKSCQQELQKSINLELLDCTGAVGGGGGGGMLDGALLARDGGAGRVSAELARHRYSAGPSITSGGVGGGDGGSSALGDSKSDIQNDRVGSGVQCDMFEGEMHKGKALIHILANEGNHTLLERALNACKDPIDLEIEDLNGQTALNIAARNGHQEIVKLLLTYKQPLRDGTGRYRMIDVNHADRDGWTPLRSASWGGHTEVVKLLIETGVCAIDRADKEGRTALRAAAWSGNEDIVKILIEAGANVNSIDKQGRTSLIAASYMGHYDIVEILLENGADVNHTDLDGRNALCVAALCGSSGYSRVISTLLEYGANTDQTDNEGMSPLLVSSFEGNAEICELLLENGADPDMADNMGRTPLWAACTSGHANVVKLLLFWGCGIDCMDSEGRTVLSVAAAQGNLETVRQLLDRGLDETHRDNAGWTPLHYAAFEGYADICVQLLESGAKIDECDNEGKAALHLAAQEGHNAVMEAILNIHRPCIDQRAHDGKTAFRLACLEEHFECIQTLLKFGCDINSKDADSRTTLYILALENKLKAVKFLLEYSNADVNIPDSEGRTALHVSAWQGHAEMVKLLITLGNADVNAMDLESRTPLHSCAWQGNHEVMQXLLYYGAVPDHACKQGATALGISAQEGHEKCVSYLLKYGANPYKSDHCGRTPIKLAAKSNRNNVLRILENFTKNDLDCGKMMHPHLNLKSPDELPPCSSIHNPSPSSGYPNNPNLLMPAGGGGGPAMLNVSSTNSNTTSSTTQNNNFYENTMHSDTSSLQKRKSVISSQSTGSSNEQAPMSFTQQLQKHSRHHNSKSHHIVQQQHQPHHQQQTSSSSVAKFSNKKHSQVLPNVEEYQANIASNIRINPNDADLFDLGCMSPLYATPPHSPSSEISSPGQNQPPSSLALLGKQFEEMNISLSNNSTIMNPHDNHFARDTHMRIILGNNQKESGQLQGASGGAGGGGKSSKRSGIATNPAMRLIRNRIDSAAQLIRRTNNMLSSSGNNQGSSSIGVKSGTFQWRKESQM